Proteins from one Phalacrocorax carbo chromosome 19, bPhaCar2.1, whole genome shotgun sequence genomic window:
- the LOC135316492 gene encoding proline-rich protein 22-like: MARPPLGLPPRGSRAAPAPRLLHIFVLPETFSPPGSANLCPLPAQEQPIPAAWAPPPAVATHAPQAPPAGLQRPPRGCFFDPRAFHMQRTTTSLLPRATATLAHGAASLPGAGLWGPGGCATCLAWAAPRTPHGQPQHHAPYQEQRRAVAPASPVQPPSSSGLQHAEGTAAPSACNMPPGTNVPTSPSTATHNQGLGDPAAGLGVSDKELLEEALRLLGCSLDAEGLSQGGPSSGPMPGDPGGTCAEAGAVATASPISPTAIPAYEHAEGQPAHTNIAVSGTPAGAHPGTNIPLGTHVHTSPSAAPHNQPLGDPAADLALPDEVPLHEALRFFGCSVDESGISPEGPSSGPTPGDPGATSAGIPPCDLASLALPEELLSPDYSVPETADATLSLEEFVQSIGLELQEPWGDAGRELPGPQPAMAGARGKKRGKSPLPKAASKRRALAGSTRVAGRD; this comes from the exons ATGGCGCGGCCACCACTGGGGCTCCCACCGCGCGGCTCCCgtgccgccccggcaccccggctccTCCACATTTTTGTACTCCCCgaaaccttctccccaccag gctcagccaacctgtgcccactgcccgcGCAGGAGCAGCCCATCCCCgcagcctgggcacccccaccGGCGGTGGCAACCCACGCCccacaggcaccaccagcag ggctgcagaggcctccACGGGGCTGCTTCTTCGACCCGCGGGCGTTCCACATGCAGCGCACAACCACCAGCCTGCTTCCACGGGCCACCGCCACGCTCGCCCACGGTGCCGCTTCTCTGCCGGGTGCTGGCCTCtggggccccgggggctgcgcgacctgcctggcctgggcagccccacgcacccccCACGGCCAACCCCAACACCACGCCCCCTaccaagagcagaggagagcggtggccccagcctccccggtgCAGCCGCCGTCCAGCTCTGGCCTCCAGCACGCTGAAGGCACGGCTGCACCCTCGGCATGCAACATGCCACCAGGCACCAacgtccccaccagcccctcgaCTGCCACCCACAACCAAGGTCTTGGggacccagctgctggccttggCGTCTCTGACAAGGAGCTTCTTGAAGAGGCCCTAAGGCTCCTTGGTTGCTCCCTGGATGCggaggggctcagccagggagggcccagcagcggccccatgcctggggaccccgGTGGCACCTGCGCAGAGGCTGGAGCGGTGGCCACAGCCTCCCCGATCTCGCCGACGGCCATCCCCGCCTATGAGCACGCCGaggggcagccagcacacaccaACATCGCTGTCAGCGGCACCCCCGCGGGGGCACACCCGGGCACCAACATCCCCCTGGGCACCCACGTccacaccagcccctctgctgctccccacaaccAGCCGCTGGGAGACCCGGCCGCTGACCTTGCGCTGCCCGATGAGGTGCCTCTCCACGAGGCCCTCAGGTTCTTTGGCTGCTCCGTGGACGAGTCGGGGATCAGCCCGGAGggtcccagcagcggccccacgcCTGGGGACCCTGGTGCCACCAGCGCAGGCATCCCCCCCTGCGACCTCGCCTCACTCGCTCTGCccgaggagctgctcagccctgactaCAGCGTCCCCGAGACCGCCGACGCCACCCTGAGCCTGGAAGAGTTTGTCCAGAGCAtcgggctggagctgcaggagccgtggggggatgcggggagggagctgccagggccccagcctgccatggcaggggcacGGGGCAAGAAGCGGGGGAAGAGCCCCTTGCCAAAGGCCGCCAGCAagcgcagggctctggcaggcagcacgcgGGTGGCAGGGCGGGATTAG
- the LOC135316495 gene encoding proline-rich protein 22-like gives MARPPLGLPPRGSRAAPAPRLLHTFVLPETFSPPGSANLCPLPAQEQPFPAAWAPPPAVATHAPQAPPAGLQRPPRGCFFDPRAFHMQRTTTSLLPRATATLAHGAASLPGAGLWGPGGCATCLAWAAPCTPHGQPQHHAPYQEQRRAVAPASPVQPPSSSGLQHAEGTAAPSACNMPPGTNVPTSPSAATHNQGLGDPAAGLGVSDKELLEEALRLLGCSLDAEGLSQGGPSSGPMPGDPGGTCAEAGAVATASPISPTAIPAYEHAEGQPAHTNIAVSSTPAGAHPGTNIPLGTHVHTSPSAAPHNQPLGDPAADLALPDEVPLHEALRFFGCSMDESGISPEGPSSGPTPGDPGATSAGIPPCDLASLALPEELLSPDYSVPETADATLSLEEFVQSIGLELQEPWGDAGRELPGPQPAMAGARGKKRGKSPLPKAASKRRALAGSTRVAGRD, from the exons ATGGCGCGGCCACCACTGGGGCTCCCACCGCGCGGCTCCCgtgccgccccggcaccccggctccTCCACACTTTTGTACTCCCCgaaaccttctccccaccag gctcagccaacctgtgcccactgcccgcgcaggagcagcccttccccgcagcctgggcacccccaccGGCGGTGGCAACCCACGCCccacaggcaccaccagcag ggctgcagaggcctccACGGGGCTGCTTCTTCGACCCGCGGGCGTTCCACATGCAGCGCACAACCACCAGCCTGCTTCCACGGGCCACCGCCACGCTCGCCCACGGTGCCGCTTCTCTGCCGGGTGCTGGCCTCtggggccccgggggctgcgcgacctgcctggcctgggcagccccatGCACCCCCCACGGCCAACCCCAACACCACGCCCCCTaccaagagcagaggagagcggtggccccagcctccccggtgCAGCCGCCGTCCAGCTCTGGCCTCCAGCACGCTGAAGGCACGGCTGCACCCTCGGCATGCAACATGCCACCAGGCACCAacgtccccaccagcccctctgctgccacccacaaccaaggtcttggggacccagctgctggccttggAGTCTCTGACAAGGAGCTTCTTGAAGAGGCCCTAAGGCTCCTTGGTTGCTCCCTGGATGCggaggggctcagccagggagggcccagcagcggccccatgcctggggaccccgGTGGCACCTGCGCAGAGGCTGGAGCGGTGGCCACAGCCTCCCCGATCTCGCCGACGGCCATCCCCGCCTATGAGCACGCCGaggggcagccagcacacaccaACATCGCTGTCAGCAGCACCCCCGCGGGGGCACACCCGGGCACCAACATCCCCCTGGGCACCCACGTccacaccagcccctctgctgctccccacaaccAGCCGCTGGGAGACCCGGCCGCTGACCTTGCGCTGCCTGATGAGGTGCCTCTCCACGAGGCCCTCAGGTTCTTTGGCTGCTCCATGGACGAGTCGGGGATCAGCCCGGAGggtcccagcagcggccccacgcCTGGGGACCCTGGTGCCACCAGCGCAGGCATCCCCCCCTGCGACCTCGCCTCACTCGCTCTGCccgaggagctgctcagccctgactaCAGCGTCCCCGAGACCGCCGACGCCACCCTGAGCCTGGAAGAGTTTGTCCAGAGCAtcgggctggagctgcaggagccgtggggggatgcggggagggagctgccagggccccagcctgccatggcaggggcacGGGGCAAGAAGCGGGGGAAGAGCCCCTTGCCAAAGGCCGCCAGCAagcgcagggctctggcaggcagcacgcgGGTGGCAGGGCGGGATTAG
- the LOC135316494 gene encoding proline-rich protein 22-like produces MARPPLGLPPRGSRAAPAPRLLHTFVLPETFSPPGSANLCPLPAQEQPFPAAWAPPPAVATHAPQAPPAGLQRPPRGCFFDPRAFHMQRTTTSLLPRATATLAHGAASLPGAGLWGPGGCATCLAWAAPRTPHGQPQHHAPYQEQRRAVAPASPVQPPSSSGLQHAEGTAAPSACNMPPGTNVPTSPSTATHNQGLGDPAAGLGVSDKELLEEALRLLGCSLDAEGLSQGGPSSGPMPGDPGGTCTEAGAVATASPISPTAIPAYEHAEGQPAHTNIAVSGTPAGAHPGTNIPLGTHVHTSPSAAPHNQPLGDPAADLALPDEVPLHEALRFFGCSMDESRISQGGPSSGPTPGDPGATSAGIPPCDLASLALPEELLSPDYSVPETANATLSLEEFVQSIGLELQEPWGDAGRELPGPQPAMAGARGKKRGKSPLPKAASKRRALAGSTRVAGRD; encoded by the exons ATGGCGCGGCCACCACTGGGGCTCCCACCGCGCGGCTCCCgtgccgccccggcaccccggctccTCCACACTTTTGTACTCCCCgaaaccttctccccaccag gctcagccaacctgtgcccactgcccgcgcaggagcagcccttccccgcagcctgggcacccccaccGGCGGTGGCAACCCACGCCccacaggcaccaccagcag ggctgcagaggcctccACGGGGCTGCTTCTTCGACCCGCGGGCGTTCCACATGCAGCGCACAACCACCAGCCTGCTTCCACGGGCCACCGCCACGCTCGCCCACGGTGCCGCTTCTCTGCCGGGTGCTGGCCTCtggggccccgggggctgcgcgacctgcctggcctgggcagccccacgcacccccCACGGCCAACCCCAACACCACGCCCCCTaccaagagcagaggagagcggtggccccagcctccccggtgCAGCCGCCGTCCAGCTCTGGCCTCCAGCACGCTGAAGGCACGGCTGCACCCTCGGCATGCAACATGCCACCAGGCACCAacgtccccaccagcccctcgaCTGCCACCCACAACCAAGGTCTTGGggacccagctgctggccttggAGTCTCTGACAAGGAGCTTCTTGAAGAGGCCCTAAGGCTCCTTGGTTGCTCCCTGGATGCggaggggctcagccagggagggcccagcagcggccccatgcctggggaccccgGTGGCACCTGCACAGAGGCTGGAGCGGTGGCCACAGCCTCCCCGATCTCGCCGACGGCCATCCCCGCCTATGAGCACGCCGaggggcagccagcacacaccaACATCGCTGTCAGCGGCACCCCCGCGGGGGCACACCCGGGCACCAACATCCCCCTGGGCACCCACGTccacaccagcccctctgctgctccccacaaccAGCCGCTGGGAGACCCGGCCGCTGACCTTGCGCTGCCCGATGAGGTGCCTCTCCACGAGGCCCTCAGGTTCTTTGGCTGCTCCATGGACGAGTCGAGGATCAGCCAGGGAgggcccagcagcggccccacgcCTGGGGACCCTGGTGCCACCAGCGCAGGCATCCCCCCCTGCGACCTCGCCTCACTCGCTCTGCccgaggagctgctcagccctgactaCAGCGTCCCCGAGACCGCCAACGCCACCCTGAGCCTGGAAGAGTTTGTCCAGAGCAtcgggctggagctgcaggagccgtggggggatgcggggagggagctgccagggccccagcctgccatggcaggggcacGGGGCAAGAAGCGGGGGAAGAGCCCCTTGCCAAAGGCCGCCAGCAagcgcagggctctggcaggcagcacgcgGGTGGCAGGGCGGGATTAG
- the LOC135316493 gene encoding proline-rich protein 22-like: MARPPLGLPPRGSRAALAPRLLHTFVLPETFSPPGSANLCPLPAQEQPFPAAWAPPPAVATHAPQAPPAGLQRPPRGCFFDPRAFHMQRTTTSLLPRATATLAHGAASLPGAGLWGPGGCATCLAWAAPCTPHGQPQHHAPYQEQRRAVAPASPVQPPSSSGLQHAEGTAAPSACNMPPGTNVPTSPSTATHNQGLGDPAAGLGVSDKELLEEALRLLGCSLDAEGLSQGGPSSGPMPGDPGGTCAEAGAVATASPISPTAIPAYEHAEGQPAHTNIAVSGTPAGAHPGTNIPLGTHVHTSPSAAPHNQPLGDPAADLALPDEVPLHEALRFFGCSVDESGISPEGPSSGPTPGDPGATSAGIPPCDLASLALPEELLSPDYSVPETADATLSLEEFVQSIGLELQEPWGDAGRELPGPQPAMAGARGKKRGKSPLPKAASKRRALAGSTRVAGRD, encoded by the exons ATGGCGCGGCCACCACTGGGGCTCCCACCGCGCGGCTCCCGTGCCGCCCTGGCACCCCGGCTCCTCCACACTTTTGTACTCCCCgaaaccttctccccaccag gctcagccaacctgtgcccactgcccgcgcaggagcagcccttccccgcagcctgggcacccccaccGGCGGTGGCAACCCACGCCccacaggcaccaccagcag ggctgcagaggcctccACGGGGCTGCTTCTTCGACCCGCGGGCGTTCCACATGCAGCGCACAACCACCAGCCTGCTTCCACGGGCCACCGCCACGCTCGCCCACGGTGCCGCTTCTCTGCCGGGTGCTGGCCTCtggggccccgggggctgcgcgacctgcctggcctgggcagccccatGCACCCCCCACGGCCAACCCCAACACCACGCCCCCTaccaagagcagaggagagcggtggccccagcctccccagtgCAGCCGCCGTCCAGCTCTGGCCTCCAGCACGCTGAAGGCACGGCTGCACCCTCGGCATGCAACATGCCACCAGGCACCAacgtccccaccagcccctcgaCTGCCACCCACAACCAAGGTCTTGGggacccagctgctggccttggAGTCTCTGACAAGGAGCTTCTTGAAGAGGCCCTAAGGCTCCTTGGTTGCTCCCTGGATGCggaggggctcagccagggagggcccagcagcggccccatgcctggggaccccgGTGGCACCTGCGCAGAGGCTGGAGCGGTGGCCACAGCCTCCCCGATCTCGCCGACGGCCATCCCCGCCTATGAGCACGCCGaggggcagccagcacacaccaACATCGCTGTCAGCGGCACCCCCGCGGGGGCACACCCGGGCACCAACATCCCCCTGGGCACCCACGTccacaccagcccctctgctgctccccacaaccAGCCGCTGGGAGACCCGGCCGCTGACCTTGCGCTGCCCGATGAGGTGCCTCTCCACGAGGCCCTCAGGTTCTTTGGCTGCTCCGTGGACGAGTCGGGGATCAGCCCGGAGggtcccagcagcggccccacgcCTGGGGACCCTGGTGCCACCAGCGCAGGCATCCCCCCCTGCGACCTCGCCTCACTCGCTCTGCccgaggagctgctcagccctgactaCAGCGTCCCCGAGACCGCCGACGCCACCCTGAGCCTGGAAGAGTTTGTCCAGAGCAtcgggctggagctgcaggagccgtggggggatgcggggagggagctgccagggccccagcctgccatggcaggggcacGGGGCAAGAAGCGGGGGAAGAGCCCCTTGCCAAAGGCCGCCAGCAagcgcagggctctggcaggcagcacgcgGGTGGCAGGGCGGGATTAG